The region CACATAACTCTGATGCCCATAAACCCGGAGCGCCATTTCAACGTTGTCCTTTTTATCAAGGCTATCGACCATCTTCGATAATAACCTGCGTGCGACATCGATTTTTCTGGCACTTTCCCAATTTCCTGTCATACTCCGCGAGGCATCAAGCACAAATAAAATTCTTGTGCACCGCTCAGGTTGTTGATTATATGCTGCACTATAAATAATAAGAAATGCTAATGCTAACAGTATTTTTCTCATGGTAAGTAAATAAGCAATGTTTGATAAAAAATTGTTGGAACCCAACATTAAAAACACCAAATTTGTTAAAATATTTGACAATTGATCGTTTTCACGTTCAAAACACCATACAAATTAACGAAAAAGATTGAGATCTATGCAAATAAACGAACTGATTGGATTTCTAAATAAACTCTATCCTCCCCAGTTTCAGGAGTCATATGACAACTCAGGCTTACTTATAAGCCGCGACAACAATGAGATTAGTAAAGCCTTACTCACCCTTGACATCACTCCGGAAGTTATGGATGAAGCTATTGAGGTTAATGCAGATCTGATCATAGCGCACCATCCTGTAATTTTTAAGCCACTTAAAAAGATCCATCACAAAAGTCCTGTAGAAAAAATCATTCGTAAGGCACTTGCCCATGACATTGCAATTTACAGCGCCCACACAAATATGGACAGTGCCAGGGGTGGAACAAATGATAAACTTTGTGAATTACTTAATTTAAAAAACTGTGAGGTACTTTCGCCAATTAAGGACTACCTGTACAAGTTGGTCGTGTTTGTTCCAGAAGCCCAGGCCAATGATGTACGGCAGGCTATTTTTGATGCCGGAGCCGGAACCATAGGTGAATATGACAGCTGCAGCTACAACCTTGAAGGCAAAGGTAGCTTTAGGGCAGGTGACAACACCGATCCGTATGTGGGTGAAAAAGGCAAGTTACACTTTGAAGCCGAAACCCGAGTGGAGACAATTGTTCCGAAACATTTGCTTCAACAAAGCATTGATAATATGAAAGCAGCCCACCCATATGAAGAGGTTGCCTACGATGTATATCCGCTTGCAAACAACTTTGAAGCAGCCGGGTTAGGAAGAATTGGCGTATTAGAAAATCCAATGTCGCAAGAAGAGTTTTTAAAACTTGTTAAAGCACAATTAGGTGCTGATCATTTAAGATTCAGTGGAACGGCTAAAAAAATTAGTAAGGTAGCCCTTTGCAGTGGAAGTGGCAGCTCTTTGGCACGGGCTGCAGCTAGCCAAAAAGCTGATGCATATATATCAGCAGACTTTAAATATCATGAATTTCAGGATGCTGCAGAACATTTACTGGTAATAGATGCAGGACATTATGATACAGAAAAATTTGTAAAAGATATATTTTATCAACATATTACCGAAAAATTCCCTAAATTTGCACTCTATTTATCAAAAGTGAATACGAATCCAATCAATTTATATTAGGTATGGCAAAAAAAGCTTCGAAAGCAACCACGACAGATATGAAGGTGGAAGATAAGCTCAAAGCGCTTTACGAGCTGCAGTGTGTGGATAATGAAATTTTCAAGATTCATACTTTACGTGGCGAATTACCGCTCGAAGTTCAGGATCTTGAAGACGAACTGGCCGGTCTTGACACACGCATTAAGAAACTTGAAGAGGATATAGACAACCTTAATAAAGAGGTTAGCCACAAGAAGACCGAGATCACCAATTCGGAAGAACTCATTAAGAAATACAATGAGCAACAAATGAATGTCCGGAATAACAGGGAATATGAATCTATTTCGAAAGAAATTGAGTTCCAAACCCTTGAGATCGAATTGGCTGAAAAGCGCATCAAAGAGTATACCGGTGCAATAGAACAGAAAAAGGAGAGCATCGATAAATCGAAAGCGGCTTATGAAGACCGCATGAAAGACTTAGATGCTAAGAAAGGAGAGCTGGATAAAATTATTGATGAAACAGCCAAAGAAGAGAAAAAGCTTGAAAAACG is a window of Salinivirga cyanobacteriivorans DNA encoding:
- a CDS encoding Nif3-like dinuclear metal center hexameric protein, with the translated sequence MQINELIGFLNKLYPPQFQESYDNSGLLISRDNNEISKALLTLDITPEVMDEAIEVNADLIIAHHPVIFKPLKKIHHKSPVEKIIRKALAHDIAIYSAHTNMDSARGGTNDKLCELLNLKNCEVLSPIKDYLYKLVVFVPEAQANDVRQAIFDAGAGTIGEYDSCSYNLEGKGSFRAGDNTDPYVGEKGKLHFEAETRVETIVPKHLLQQSIDNMKAAHPYEEVAYDVYPLANNFEAAGLGRIGVLENPMSQEEFLKLVKAQLGADHLRFSGTAKKISKVALCSGSGSSLARAAASQKADAYISADFKYHEFQDAAEHLLVIDAGHYDTEKFVKDIFYQHITEKFPKFALYLSKVNTNPINLY
- a CDS encoding zinc ribbon domain-containing protein, producing the protein MAKKASKATTTDMKVEDKLKALYELQCVDNEIFKIHTLRGELPLEVQDLEDELAGLDTRIKKLEEDIDNLNKEVSHKKTEITNSEELIKKYNEQQMNVRNNREYESISKEIEFQTLEIELAEKRIKEYTGAIEQKKESIDKSKAAYEDRMKDLDAKKGELDKIIDETAKEEKKLEKRADEIAKKVEERLLNAYQRIKNNTQNRIAVASVERDACSGCFNRIPPQRQVDIQNRKKLIVCEYCGRILVDPGMTDEVNCGNKK